A DNA window from Castanea sativa cultivar Marrone di Chiusa Pesio chromosome 7, ASM4071231v1 contains the following coding sequences:
- the LOC142644327 gene encoding uncharacterized protein LOC142644327, with product MTCNPGWEEIQNELLPTQTAQDRPDLLARVFKSKFEELKDDIVVKGVLGRVIVYVQVFKFQKRGLLHTHMLIILDEDDKLHNPEDYDRVVKAEILCKEEQPQLHKAVLKHMIHSPCGIQNPRSPCMKNGQCKKGYPKPFSPETYQGNDSYPVYKRFDTNNPVPLNDHCKIMVDNTWVVPYNLWLLLKYNCHINVKICCSIKSVKYLYKYVYKGLDRVSMEVRPDPNYDELQQYIDARWVCAPEACWKIFAFPMYRMYPAVFRLQIHLPDRQQVRFRPHELIANVLERSKKTMLTEFFYTNMIDHDARNYLYREFPEHYCWDYKNKTWTRRISYKKVVGRVYTVSPFDGEKFNLRVLLNHVKGPIGFDDLLTVNGITYPTFK from the coding sequence ATGACGTGCAATCCAGGATGGGAAGAAATCCAAAATGAGCTTTTACCTACACAAACCGCTCAAGATCGTCCAGACTTGCTTGCAAGagttttcaaatcaaaatttgaagaattgaaaGATGATATTGTGGTTAAGGGGGTTCTCGGAAGAGTTATTGTATATGTGCAGGTCTTTAAGTTCCAAAAAAGGGGTTTACTACATACACACATGCTTATAATTCTAGATGAAGATGATAAATTGCATAATCCAGAGGACTACGATCGGGTTGTTAAAGCTGAAATACTGTGTAAAGAAGAACAACCTCAGTTACATAAAGCTGTATTGAAGCATATGATACATAGTCCTTGCGGAATACAAAATCCAAGATCACCGTGTATGAAAAATGGGCAATGTAAAAAAGGATACCCAAAGCCTTTCTCGCCAGAAACCTACCAAGGCAATGACTCATATCCTGTTTACAAACGATTTGATACTAATAATCCCGTGCCGTTGAATGATCATTGCAAGATTATGGTAGATAACACTTGGGTTGTTCCATATAATCTTTGGTTACTCTTGAAATATAATTGCCATATTAATGTTAAAATATGTTGCAGTATCAAGAGTGTAAAATACTTAtataaatatgtgtataaaggTCTAGATCGTGTCTCTATGGAAGTTAGACCAGACCCAAATTATGATGAGTTGCAGCAGTACATTGATGCAAGATGGGTATGTGCTCCAGAGGCATGTTGGAAGATATTTGCTTTTCCTATGTATCGAATGTACCCTGCTGTTTTTCGTTTGCAAATTCATCTTCCAGATAGACAACAGGTACGCTTTAGACCACATGAGCTTATTGCTAATGTTTTGGAGCGAAGTAAAAAGACAATGCtcactgaatttttttatacGAATATGATTGATCATGATGCACGAAATTATCTATATAGAGAGTTTCCTGAGCATTATTGTTGggattataaaaacaaaacatggaCACGAAGAATATCTTATAAAAAAGTAGTGGGCAGGGTATATACTGTTTCACCATTTGATGGAGAGAAGTTCAATCTGCGTGTTCTTCTTAATCATGTGAAGGGGCCAATAGGATTTGATGATTTATTGACTGTCAATGGGATAACGTATCCAACTTTTAAGTAA